One Etheostoma cragini isolate CJK2018 chromosome 19, CSU_Ecrag_1.0, whole genome shotgun sequence DNA segment encodes these proteins:
- the gba3 gene encoding cytosolic beta-glucosidase has product MFPREFAWGAATAAYQIEGGWQADGKGPSIWDTFCHEKGRVFEEHNGDVACNSYELWDTDLECIQQLGLTHYRLSISWARLLPDGTTSHVNQKGVQYYNKVIDDLLACNVSPMVTLYHFDLPQALQDQGGWKSPDIATLFDSYAKFCFQTFGDRVKLWITINEPYVCAKFGHENGIHAPGLKEPGIAAYLVGHNMLRAHAMAWHSYDSFYRTKQKGAVSLAINSDWLEPLHAGCTEDVAATERCFAFTLGWFTWPVFVTGDYPELMRSAIDAQSKKTGWSGSSRLPSFSKDEPAVLGTADFFALNYYTSRKVKPGVGCGKMCMESDRDAGEVLDPSWPISGVSWLAVVPHGLRKLLKYIKDTFNDPAVYITENGFCQVGPLRIEDVQRSGFYKDTILEVAKAMQEDQVNVRGYFAWSLLDNFEWADGFSVRFGLFHVDFADAKRSRTMYQSGREYAKIISKYKSGQSE; this is encoded by the exons atgtttccaaGAGAGTTTGCGTGGGGAGCGGCAACTGCTGCGTATCAGATAGAAG GAGGCTGGCAGGCAGACGGCAAGGGACCAAGTATCTGGGACACATTTTGTCATGAGAAAGGCAGAGTGTTTGAAGAGCACAATGGAGACGTGGCCTGTAACAGCTACGAGCTGTGGGACACGGACCTGGAGTGCATCCAGCAGCTTGGACTGACGCACTATCGTCTGTCTATCTCCTGGGCCCGCCTCCTGCCTGATGGGACCACATCACATGTCAATCAAAAAG GTGTACAGTACTACAACAAGGTGATTGATGATTTGCTGGCCTGCAATGTATCACCAATGGTCACCCTTTACCACTTCGACTTGCCTCAAGCTCTCCAAGACCAGGGTGGCTGGAAATCACCAGATATAGCGACCCTGTTTGACAGCTATGCCAAGTTTTGTTTCCAGACATTTGGTGACCGCGTCAAGCTTTGGATCACTATCAACGAGCCCTATGTGTGCGCCAAATTTGGCCATGAAAATGGCATCCACGCCCCGGGGTTAAAAGAACCAGGCATTGCTGCCTACCTGGTAGGCCATAACATGCTGCGTGCCCACGCCATGGCCTGGCACAGCTACGACTCCTTCTACAGGACAAAGCAGAAGGGTGCAGTGTCTCTGGCCATCAACAGCGACTGGCTTGAGCCGTTACACGCAGGTTGCACCGAGGATGTCGCTGCCACCGAACGCTGCTTTGCATTTACACTAGGGTGGTTTACCTGGCCTGTGTTTGTAACTGGAGATTATCCAGAATTAATGAGATCTGCCATCGACGCTCAAAGTAAGAAGACGGGATGGAGTGGCAGCTCAAGACTGCCCAGTTTCTCAAAAGACGAACCTGCCGTTTTGGGCACAGCAGACTTCTTCGCATTGAACTACTATACATCTCGTAAAGTCAAGCCTGGGGTCGGTTGTGGAAAGATGTGTATGGAGAGCGACCGAGACGCAGGAGAAGTTCTGGATCCATCTTGGCCTATTAGTGGTGTGTCATGGCTCGCTGTAGTGCCCCATGGCTTAAGGAAACTCCTCAAGTACATCAAG GACACTTTCAACGACCCCGCAGTCTACATTACAGAGAATGGCTTCTGTCAGGTGGGGCCGCTGCGGATTGAGGACGTCCAGCGCTCGGGGTTCTACAAGGACACCATCTTGGAAGTAGCTAAAG cGATGCAGGAAGATCAGGTCAACGTCCGTGGATATTTCGCATGGTCGCTGTTGGACAACTTTGAATGGGCTGATGGATTCAGTGTTCGTTTTGGATTGTTCCATGTGGACTTTGCCGACGCAAAGCGAAGCCGAACCATGTACCAGTCTGGACGGGAGTACGCAAAGATTATCTCTAAATACAAATCTGGTCAATCCGAGTGA